A genomic segment from Sorangium aterium encodes:
- a CDS encoding serine/threonine-protein kinase, with product MSERPPEPTLTADEAAKHRARSYLGRVISKRYRIDEVIAMGGMGAVYRGEHVHMHKRVAIKILHPDTERLPELVQRFEREAIAGAHIEHRNVATATDFGEAEDGSFFLVLEYVRGTTLHEIIRRGPLPAARAALIARQLAAALDATHAMGIVHRDVKPRNVMVVEPQGDLVKLIDFGLAKVSVDQLRRSVASPESARAGADSLPVRLTTAGVIFGTIAYLAPESALGMDFVDERADLYAVGLIFYEMLAGKHPFLAKDPVELFNQQRSAPVPAIAAHSPGVEVPPALEAVVRLLLEKNPRARFGTAAELIAALDDACSVSGIAVHEPRAEMASRGEMSSRAEMTSVPAIADAARVPSNRPPVPSAPSRATDASAGGSSAIVLGDSCLVSLNDVADALAPAGSGADAPEAERARASSEPGEGRADSVELAGMTAPVEPAGAAAASELPEGDEEDDEDALSHSRPTPVRNTPTLVAELTRDSRPTAVGGAAFMAQVAFAQEVARADAAAAADDSSVPEDARPTTVGGAALIAQAAFAREAAGGGAPSGADDPGPPRESSQLLDAAAPSQEPARPASTPPSPEAAPLPGEAARSVEAPVATAATGLSSLRLSLDDLLSSPGQAERRPVEPSAKKPSPSGVDEPSSPGAEQAPSKPPSSPSAESSPSKPPSAERASSKPPSASAVERASSKPPSSSAAEPAPSKPPSSSAAEPAPSKPPSAERASSKPPSASAVEPASVAKPASSKPPSSSAAEPASSKPPSAERAPSKPPSLPVAERASSKPPSSPVAERASSKPPSASAVEPASVAKPASSKPPSPAAERASSEPLSASAAEPTSVAKPASSKPPSGASAEPATSPSPAPSVEAQPPQNEPAPVASASPPLDEPPAEEAAPVSEPTSERMSGSRPAFAPTLLRELEAAEAERVAREREEEAKRKLAEEAERAAREREEKARRKREAREARASRLSHEGLGGRVGRLAPYLGGGILAAAVIAALAGGGRAPPEPEPQLGPARPPASALATSEPAPADAAVPEAPAPTAPAPEAAASAAPDAPAEPPPDEAARKALTDAVRARRWVKAADAIQKLAEHDPTALRERPLAIAARNVAIAIAKTGEEHADKVFDALSSRFGTAGIDVLYEIVETRGRSTPATRAAKLLRDPEIAARGTPAVRISFELRDATCGEKLPFLERAVSEGDERTLVVLETTVRPCYKTNRAIDEAIKKLRSRLEGG from the coding sequence ATGTCGGAACGCCCGCCTGAGCCGACCCTTACCGCCGACGAGGCCGCGAAGCACCGGGCGAGGTCCTACCTCGGGCGGGTGATCTCGAAGCGCTACCGCATCGACGAGGTCATCGCGATGGGCGGCATGGGCGCGGTCTACCGCGGCGAGCACGTGCACATGCACAAGCGCGTCGCGATCAAGATCCTGCACCCCGACACCGAGCGGCTCCCCGAGCTCGTGCAGCGCTTCGAGCGCGAGGCCATCGCCGGCGCGCACATCGAGCACCGGAACGTCGCGACCGCGACCGATTTCGGCGAGGCGGAGGACGGGTCGTTCTTCCTGGTGCTCGAGTACGTGCGCGGCACGACGCTCCACGAGATCATCCGGCGGGGGCCGTTGCCCGCCGCGCGCGCCGCCCTGATCGCCAGGCAGCTCGCGGCCGCGCTCGACGCGACCCACGCGATGGGCATCGTCCACCGCGACGTGAAGCCGCGCAACGTGATGGTCGTCGAGCCGCAGGGCGACCTCGTGAAGCTCATCGATTTCGGCCTCGCGAAGGTGAGCGTCGATCAGCTGCGCCGGTCCGTCGCGTCGCCGGAGTCCGCGCGGGCGGGGGCCGACTCGCTCCCGGTCCGGCTCACCACGGCGGGCGTGATCTTCGGGACCATCGCCTACCTCGCGCCGGAGTCGGCGCTCGGGATGGACTTCGTCGACGAGCGCGCGGATCTCTACGCCGTGGGCCTGATCTTCTACGAGATGCTGGCCGGCAAGCACCCGTTCCTGGCCAAGGATCCGGTCGAGCTCTTCAACCAGCAGCGGAGCGCGCCCGTGCCGGCGATCGCCGCGCACTCGCCCGGCGTCGAGGTCCCGCCTGCCCTCGAGGCGGTCGTGCGGCTCCTCCTCGAGAAGAATCCGCGCGCCCGCTTCGGGACCGCGGCGGAGCTGATCGCGGCGCTCGACGACGCGTGCTCCGTGTCGGGGATCGCCGTGCACGAGCCGCGGGCGGAGATGGCATCGAGGGGGGAGATGTCATCGAGGGCGGAGATGACGTCGGTGCCCGCGATCGCGGACGCGGCGCGCGTGCCGAGCAACCGGCCGCCCGTGCCCAGCGCGCCGTCGCGCGCGACCGACGCGAGCGCCGGCGGCTCGTCGGCGATCGTCCTCGGGGATTCGTGCCTTGTCTCGCTGAACGACGTCGCGGACGCGCTGGCGCCGGCCGGGAGCGGCGCGGACGCGCCGGAGGCAGAGCGAGCGCGCGCGTCGAGCGAGCCGGGAGAGGGCCGCGCGGACAGCGTGGAGCTGGCGGGGATGACGGCGCCCGTGGAGCCGGCGGGGGCGGCGGCGGCCTCGGAGCTGCCGGAGGGCGACGAAGAAGACGACGAGGACGCCCTCAGCCACTCGCGGCCGACGCCGGTGCGCAACACGCCGACCCTCGTCGCCGAGCTGACGCGCGACTCGCGCCCGACGGCCGTCGGCGGCGCGGCGTTCATGGCGCAGGTCGCCTTCGCGCAGGAGGTCGCCAGGGCCGACGCTGCCGCCGCGGCCGACGACTCGAGCGTGCCGGAGGACGCGCGCCCGACGACGGTAGGCGGCGCCGCGCTCATCGCCCAGGCCGCTTTCGCTCGGGAAGCAGCAGGCGGCGGCGCTCCTTCCGGGGCCGATGACCCGGGGCCGCCGCGCGAGTCGTCGCAGCTGCTCGATGCGGCGGCGCCGTCGCAGGAGCCGGCGCGGCCGGCCTCGACGCCTCCGTCGCCGGAAGCGGCTCCGTTGCCTGGGGAGGCAGCGCGGTCGGTCGAAGCGCCTGTGGCGACGGCGGCAACGGGACTGAGCTCCCTACGACTGTCGCTGGACGATCTATTGTCGTCGCCGGGTCAGGCCGAGCGTCGTCCGGTAGAGCCCTCGGCGAAGAAGCCATCGCCGTCGGGCGTGGACGAGCCGTCGTCGCCTGGAGCGGAGCAGGCGCCATCGAAGCCGCCGTCGTCGCCTTCGGCGGAGAGCTCGCCATCGAAGCCACCGTCTGCGGAGCGCGCGTCATCGAAGCCGCCGTCTGCGTCGGCTGTGGAGCGTGCGTCATCGAAGCCGCCGTCGTCGTCTGCGGCGGAACCTGCGCCATCGAAGCCGCCGTCGTCGTCTGCGGCGGAACCTGCGCCATCGAAGCCGCCGTCAGCGGAGCGTGCGTCATCGAAGCCGCCGTCCGCGTCCGCTGTGGAGCCGGCGTCCGTCGCGAAGCCGGCGTCGTCGAAGCCGCCGTCGTCGTCTGCGGCGGAACCTGCGTCATCGAAGCCGCCATCAGCGGAGCGTGCGCCATCGAAGCCGCCGTCGTTGCCTGTAGCGGAGCGCGCGTCATCGAAGCCGCCGTCGTCGCCTGTAGCGGAGCGCGCGTCATCGAAGCCGCCGTCCGCGTCCGCTGTGGAGCCGGCGTCCGTCGCGAAGCCGGCGTCGTCGAAGCCGCCGTCGCCTGCAGCGGAGCGTGCGTCATCGGAGCCGCTGTCCGCGTCCGCTGCGGAGCCGACATCCGTGGCGAAGCCGGCGTCGTCGAAGCCGCCGTCAGGGGCGAGCGCGGAGCCGGCGACATCGCCATCGCCCGCGCCGTCCGTGGAGGCGCAGCCGCCGCAGAACGAGCCGGCGCCCGTGGCGTCCGCGTCCCCTCCGCTGGACGAGCCGCCCGCAGAGGAGGCGGCGCCCGTCTCGGAGCCGACGTCCGAGCGGATGAGCGGCTCGCGGCCAGCCTTCGCCCCGACGCTGCTGCGGGAGCTGGAGGCCGCCGAGGCAGAGCGCGTCGCCCGGGAGCGCGAGGAAGAGGCCAAGCGGAAGCTCGCCGAGGAGGCAGAGCGCGCCGCGCGCGAGCGCGAGGAGAAGGCCAGGCGAAAGCGGGAAGCCCGGGAAGCTCGCGCGTCGCGGCTGAGCCACGAAGGACTCGGCGGCCGCGTCGGCCGGCTGGCCCCGTACCTGGGCGGCGGCATCCTTGCGGCGGCCGTGATCGCGGCGCTCGCCGGCGGTGGGCGCGCCCCGCCCGAGCCGGAGCCCCAGCTCGGCCCCGCGAGGCCTCCCGCGAGCGCGCTCGCCACGAGCGAGCCGGCCCCGGCAGACGCCGCCGTCCCCGAGGCACCCGCGCCCACGGCGCCGGCGCCCGAGGCCGCTGCGTCGGCGGCGCCCGATGCGCCGGCCGAGCCTCCGCCGGATGAAGCGGCCCGGAAGGCGCTCACCGACGCTGTCAGGGCGCGCCGGTGGGTGAAGGCCGCCGACGCGATCCAGAAGCTCGCGGAGCACGATCCGACGGCGCTCCGCGAGCGCCCGCTCGCGATCGCGGCGCGCAACGTCGCCATCGCCATCGCGAAGACGGGCGAGGAGCACGCCGACAAGGTCTTCGACGCGCTCTCGAGCCGCTTCGGGACGGCGGGCATCGACGTGCTCTACGAGATCGTCGAGACCCGCGGCCGCTCCACGCCGGCCACCCGGGCCGCGAAGCTGCTGCGCGATCCGGAGATCGCGGCCCGCGGGACCCCTGCGGTCCGGATCTCCTTCGAGCTGCGCGACGCCACGTGCGGCGAGAAGCTCCCGTTCCTCGAGCGCGCCGTCTCCGAGGGCGACGAGCGCACCCTGGTCGTGCTCGAGACGACGGTGAGGCCCTGTTACAAGACGAACCGGGCGATCGACGAGGCGATCAAGAAGCTGCGATCGCGGCTCGAAGGCGGCTGA
- the purM gene encoding phosphoribosylformylglycinamidine cyclo-ligase, whose protein sequence is MSVTYREAGVDIDAGDALVERIKRLAKPTRIPEVLADVGGFAGLCALPGGLSEPVLVSGTDGVGTKLKVAFATGVHDTVGIDLVAMCVNDVLTVGARPLFFLDYFATGKLDVDVGEAVVRGIAEGCKQAGCALIGGETAELPGMYADGEYDLAGFAVGVVERSRILDGKRIAVGDAVIGVASSGLHSNGFSLARRVLEKEMGLTMSDRVADLGGTVGEALLTPTRIYARAITALLAACGDAVRGLSHITGGGLPGNLPRVLPDGLGARLDLGSYQRPAVFQVLQRGGPVEEAEMRRTFNLGVGLVAVVEKGAADRAIEALAKSGEQAWVLGEVLSVGDVPFEERVLFG, encoded by the coding sequence ATGAGCGTCACGTACCGGGAAGCCGGGGTCGATATCGATGCAGGGGACGCGCTCGTCGAGCGCATCAAGCGGCTCGCGAAGCCGACGCGCATCCCCGAGGTGCTCGCCGACGTGGGCGGCTTCGCCGGGCTGTGCGCGCTGCCGGGCGGGCTGTCCGAGCCGGTGCTGGTCAGCGGCACGGACGGGGTCGGCACCAAGCTGAAGGTGGCGTTCGCGACGGGCGTCCACGACACGGTCGGCATCGATCTCGTCGCGATGTGCGTGAACGACGTGCTGACCGTCGGCGCGCGGCCGCTGTTCTTCCTCGACTACTTCGCGACAGGCAAGCTCGACGTCGACGTGGGTGAGGCCGTGGTCCGCGGCATCGCCGAGGGCTGCAAACAGGCCGGCTGCGCGCTGATCGGCGGCGAGACGGCCGAGCTGCCGGGCATGTACGCGGACGGCGAGTACGACCTCGCCGGGTTCGCCGTGGGCGTCGTCGAGCGCTCGCGCATCCTCGACGGCAAGCGGATCGCGGTCGGCGATGCGGTCATCGGCGTGGCGTCGAGCGGGCTGCACTCGAACGGCTTCTCGCTCGCGCGGCGCGTGCTCGAGAAGGAGATGGGCCTCACGATGAGCGACCGCGTGGCCGATCTCGGCGGCACCGTGGGCGAGGCGCTGCTGACGCCGACCCGGATCTACGCCCGCGCGATCACGGCGCTCCTCGCGGCCTGCGGCGATGCGGTCCGGGGGCTGTCGCACATCACGGGCGGCGGCCTGCCGGGGAACCTGCCGCGCGTGCTGCCGGACGGGCTGGGCGCGCGGCTCGACCTCGGCTCCTACCAGCGGCCGGCGGTGTTCCAGGTGCTCCAGCGCGGCGGCCCCGTGGAGGAGGCCGAGATGCGGCGCACGTTCAACCTCGGCGTCGGGCTTGTCGCGGTCGTCGAGAAGGGCGCCGCGGACCGGGCCATCGAGGCGCTCGCGAAGAGCGGCGAGCAGGCCTGGGTGCTCGGCGAGGTGCTGTCGGTCGGCGACGTGCCGTTCGAGGAGCGCGTGCTGTTCGGATGA
- a CDS encoding PhzF family phenazine biosynthesis protein, with product MRAPIFQLDAFTTRRFTGNPAAVVVLQNFPQESVMQAVAAENNLAETAFLVREDAEYRLRWFTPMTEVPLCGHATLASAAVVMERLEPARSRVIFHSASGPLTVTRASAGYLMNFPARFSEAVPPPPGLAEALGLAPLEVHVNAFNYMAVLESESAVRTVAPDMARVRRLDRSGLIVTAASSGEYDFVSRYFAPAKGVPEDPVTGSAHCMLTPYWAKRLHKSECRAFQASQRGGEMTCRLLGDRVEMEGACVFYMEGEVEL from the coding sequence GTGCGCGCACCCATCTTTCAGCTCGATGCATTCACCACGCGGCGATTCACAGGGAACCCGGCGGCCGTCGTGGTTCTGCAGAATTTCCCCCAGGAATCGGTCATGCAGGCCGTCGCCGCAGAGAACAATCTGGCGGAGACAGCCTTCCTCGTGCGCGAGGACGCCGAGTACCGCCTGCGCTGGTTCACACCGATGACGGAGGTGCCGCTCTGCGGCCACGCCACGCTGGCGAGCGCGGCCGTGGTCATGGAGCGCCTGGAGCCCGCGCGCAGCCGGGTGATCTTCCATTCGGCGAGCGGGCCGCTCACCGTTACCAGGGCGAGCGCCGGTTACCTCATGAACTTCCCGGCGCGTTTTTCGGAGGCCGTGCCGCCTCCGCCTGGCCTGGCAGAGGCGCTGGGGCTCGCTCCTCTCGAAGTGCATGTCAATGCCTTCAACTACATGGCGGTCCTGGAAAGCGAGAGCGCGGTCCGGACCGTCGCGCCCGACATGGCACGTGTGCGCCGCCTCGATCGCAGCGGGCTCATCGTGACCGCTGCGAGCAGCGGCGAGTATGATTTCGTGAGCCGCTACTTCGCTCCCGCGAAAGGCGTCCCGGAAGATCCGGTCACCGGGAGCGCTCACTGCATGCTCACCCCCTACTGGGCCAAACGACTGCACAAGAGCGAGTGTCGCGCCTTTCAGGCATCGCAGCGAGGTGGAGAAATGACGTGCCGGCTGCTCGGCGATCGCGTCGAGATGGAGGGTGCCTGCGTCTTCTACATGGAAGGCGAGGTGGAACTCTGA
- a CDS encoding (deoxy)nucleoside triphosphate pyrophosphohydrolase: MSATPEPSPPLVLVAAAVIIERGRVLLTQRKAGAHLEGAWEFPGGKVEADEDPRDALIRELREEIGVEAQVGDIVEVTYHRYPKKPVLLLFYAAALAEGSPAPAALDVAAVRWAEAADLRDELFPPADVAVLAKVRARLAGA, translated from the coding sequence ATGTCCGCCACGCCCGAGCCCTCTCCTCCCCTCGTCCTCGTCGCAGCCGCCGTCATCATCGAGCGCGGCCGCGTCCTGCTCACGCAGCGCAAGGCGGGCGCGCACCTCGAGGGCGCGTGGGAGTTCCCCGGCGGCAAGGTCGAGGCCGATGAGGATCCGCGAGACGCCCTGATCCGCGAGCTGCGCGAGGAGATCGGCGTCGAGGCCCAGGTCGGCGACATCGTCGAGGTGACTTACCACCGCTATCCGAAGAAGCCGGTGCTCCTCCTCTTCTACGCCGCCGCCCTCGCCGAGGGCTCGCCCGCGCCCGCCGCGCTCGACGTCGCCGCCGTGCGCTGGGCTGAGGCGGCCGATCTCCGGGACGAGCTCTTTCCCCCCGCCGACGTCGCGGTGCTCGCCAAGGTGCGCGCGCGCCTCGCGGGAGCCTAG
- a CDS encoding cytochrome c biogenesis protein/redoxin translates to MMTIGSLLTLFGAGLLTFASPCVLPMLPVYLSALGGAGALGGPDPAAAKRGVRLAGVGFAIGLAIVLVALGAGASAIAAVLAPHRRAFTVASGVILALFGAKLLGVLRLPWLEREARPLLSRLPSAGGFWGGTLFGIAFAAGWTPCVGPVLGAALTYSASAGASPLTGAIQLGAYAAGLAAPLVAAAFVGPAAVELARRVMPATPALQRLTGALLVAAGIAVAAGRLDALSPAPAAALDAGAPCEVGPAGACAAPEGAVAHGDVALPEGMPRLLEFESAHCAVCERMAPLMKELEARCAREDGTVLRIQVDDPRGRALAARYGVRFVPTFLSVDAAGQEVERAVGELPAQRLASLIGDVRGEACPPAL, encoded by the coding sequence ATGATGACGATCGGTTCATTGCTGACGCTCTTCGGCGCGGGGCTGCTGACGTTCGCGTCGCCCTGCGTGCTCCCGATGCTCCCCGTCTACCTGTCGGCCCTCGGCGGCGCCGGGGCGCTCGGCGGTCCGGACCCCGCGGCGGCGAAGCGCGGCGTGCGCCTCGCCGGTGTCGGCTTCGCGATCGGCCTCGCGATCGTGCTCGTCGCGCTCGGCGCCGGCGCCTCGGCGATCGCGGCGGTCCTCGCGCCCCACCGGCGCGCGTTCACCGTCGCCTCCGGCGTGATCCTGGCGCTCTTCGGCGCGAAGCTCCTGGGCGTGCTGCGCCTCCCGTGGCTGGAGCGCGAGGCGCGCCCGCTCCTCTCCCGCCTCCCGAGCGCGGGCGGCTTCTGGGGGGGCACGCTCTTCGGGATCGCCTTCGCGGCAGGGTGGACGCCGTGCGTCGGCCCGGTGCTCGGCGCCGCGCTGACCTATTCGGCCAGCGCGGGCGCGAGCCCGCTCACCGGCGCGATCCAGCTCGGCGCTTACGCCGCGGGCCTCGCCGCGCCGCTCGTCGCCGCGGCCTTCGTCGGGCCGGCTGCCGTAGAGCTCGCGCGCCGCGTGATGCCGGCCACGCCGGCCCTCCAGCGCCTGACGGGGGCGCTGCTCGTGGCCGCCGGGATCGCGGTCGCCGCCGGCCGTCTGGACGCCCTCTCGCCGGCGCCCGCGGCGGCCCTGGACGCGGGTGCGCCCTGCGAGGTCGGCCCCGCCGGCGCGTGCGCGGCCCCGGAGGGCGCCGTGGCGCACGGCGACGTCGCGCTGCCCGAGGGGATGCCTCGGCTGCTCGAGTTCGAGAGCGCGCACTGCGCGGTGTGCGAGCGCATGGCGCCGCTCATGAAGGAGCTCGAGGCGCGCTGCGCCAGGGAGGACGGCACCGTCCTGCGCATCCAGGTCGACGACCCGCGCGGGCGTGCCCTCGCCGCCCGCTACGGCGTGCGCTTCGTGCCGACGTTCCTCAGCGTCGACGCCGCAGGGCAGGAGGTGGAGCGCGCCGTCGGCGAGCTGCCTGCCCAGCGGCTCGCGAGCCTCATCGGCGACGTCCGCGGCGAGGCGTGCCCCCCTGCCCTGTGA
- a CDS encoding zf-HC2 domain-containing protein has translation MAGCNREWFENISAWHDDEVTPEDAARIEAHVAGCGPCRRAAEVLGGVRRALVAKADGEVPERLRDRAEAAARNARARRRGPWAITAALAAVAAAAALLVGSPSRGVSAAMADELVSHHVRGFARERPCDFESSDPGAVAGWLEGKLGYAVTVPPVSGARLLGARLCQIGGTRTAALMYESGDKPLTVFVPPPGSGAATAARALAGRSVGCTQGPLGNAICARSVEQPVLAVAEVDAAALAPALFGR, from the coding sequence ATGGCAGGGTGCAACCGCGAGTGGTTCGAGAACATTTCGGCGTGGCACGACGACGAGGTGACGCCCGAAGACGCGGCGCGGATCGAGGCGCACGTCGCCGGCTGCGGGCCCTGCCGGCGCGCCGCGGAGGTCCTCGGCGGCGTGCGGCGCGCGCTCGTCGCCAAGGCGGACGGGGAGGTCCCGGAGCGCCTGCGCGATCGGGCGGAGGCCGCCGCGCGGAACGCGCGCGCGCGGCGCCGCGGCCCCTGGGCGATCACGGCCGCCCTCGCCGCGGTCGCGGCGGCCGCCGCGCTGCTCGTCGGCAGCCCGAGCCGGGGCGTGAGCGCGGCGATGGCCGACGAGCTCGTGAGCCACCACGTGCGGGGCTTCGCGCGCGAGCGCCCGTGCGACTTCGAGTCCTCCGATCCGGGCGCCGTCGCCGGGTGGCTCGAGGGGAAGCTCGGCTACGCGGTGACCGTCCCGCCGGTGTCCGGCGCCCGGCTGCTCGGGGCGCGCCTCTGCCAGATCGGCGGCACGCGCACGGCGGCGCTCATGTATGAGAGCGGGGACAAGCCGCTCACGGTGTTCGTGCCGCCGCCCGGCTCCGGCGCCGCGACCGCGGCGCGTGCGCTCGCGGGGCGCAGCGTGGGGTGCACCCAGGGGCCGCTCGGCAACGCGATCTGCGCAAGGAGCGTGGAGCAGCCGGTGCTCGCGGTGGCTGAAGTGGACGCAGCGGCGCTCGCGCCGGCGCTTTTCGGGCGCTGA
- a CDS encoding RNA polymerase sigma factor, with product MPTSPHTSFVDRLLAELPCLLRAARRLTRSEQDAEDLAQATLVRAIERHTDLRDEDRMRSWLLRIERTVLLNATRGARQRLEVIEGGRGAESVPEPQGDLEAELLERGFADEVERALARLPPEWREALLLREVEELSYEEIADLQGCPVGTVRSRLSRARLALVEGLSERCEETSWQGATASGSRTFRRGTTTR from the coding sequence ATGCCCACGTCTCCCCACACCTCGTTCGTCGATCGGCTCCTCGCCGAGCTCCCGTGCCTCCTGCGCGCGGCGCGCCGCCTGACGCGCTCGGAGCAGGACGCCGAGGATCTGGCGCAGGCGACGCTCGTGCGCGCGATCGAGCGGCACACCGACCTGCGCGACGAGGATCGCATGCGCTCGTGGCTGCTCCGCATCGAGCGAACGGTGCTGCTCAACGCGACGCGCGGCGCGCGGCAGCGGCTCGAGGTGATCGAGGGCGGCCGCGGCGCCGAGTCGGTGCCGGAGCCGCAGGGAGATCTGGAGGCGGAGCTGCTCGAGCGCGGCTTCGCGGACGAGGTCGAGCGCGCGCTCGCGCGCTTGCCCCCGGAGTGGCGCGAGGCGCTGCTCCTGCGGGAGGTCGAGGAGCTCTCCTACGAGGAGATCGCCGATCTCCAGGGGTGCCCGGTGGGCACGGTACGATCACGGCTCTCGAGGGCGCGGCTGGCGCTCGTCGAGGGCCTCTCCGAACGATGCGAGGAGACGTCATGGCAGGGTGCAACCGCGAGTGGTTCGAGAACATTTCGGCGTGGCACGACGACGAGGTGA
- the thiO gene encoding glycine oxidase ThiO: MSDVVVIGGGVAGCASALALARRGLSVRVLERNQGEGASWAAAGIIGPQLEAAGDGPLARLCLASRALYAELAGSLVEATGIDVGYRQSGALRVAFTAEGREEIARELAWQREAGLAVEICDGDGARAHAPALCDEVAGGAWLADEARIDPPSLMRALRIAAERAGVQFSTGATVRRIVVEREHARGAQLEDGTKVEARWTVLAAGSWSSLLEASGLAPSAVRPARGQIVELTPATPVLSQVVYGPGCYLSPRDDGRVLVGATTEFAGYVTAVTSRAVRDLLTAALRLVPALGDAPIGRTWAGLRPHPKDALPILGEGEIANLIFATGHFRNGVLLAPVTAKIVAALIAGEEPPLDLSPFSARRAGIAG; the protein is encoded by the coding sequence ATGAGCGACGTGGTGGTGATCGGCGGCGGCGTGGCCGGGTGCGCCTCGGCGCTGGCCCTGGCGCGGCGCGGGCTGTCTGTCCGCGTCCTCGAGCGCAACCAGGGCGAGGGCGCTTCCTGGGCGGCGGCGGGGATCATCGGCCCCCAGCTCGAGGCCGCGGGCGACGGCCCCCTCGCGCGGCTCTGCCTCGCGAGCCGCGCCCTGTACGCGGAGCTCGCCGGGTCGCTCGTCGAGGCGACGGGGATCGACGTCGGGTACCGGCAGAGCGGCGCCCTCCGCGTGGCGTTCACCGCTGAAGGACGTGAAGAGATCGCGCGCGAGCTCGCGTGGCAGCGGGAAGCCGGCCTCGCCGTCGAGATCTGCGACGGCGACGGGGCGCGCGCGCACGCGCCGGCCCTCTGCGACGAGGTCGCCGGCGGCGCGTGGCTCGCCGACGAGGCGCGCATCGATCCGCCGTCGCTCATGCGCGCGCTGCGCATCGCGGCGGAGCGCGCGGGCGTGCAGTTCAGCACCGGGGCGACCGTGCGGCGCATCGTGGTCGAGCGGGAGCACGCGCGCGGCGCGCAGCTCGAGGACGGAACGAAGGTCGAGGCGCGCTGGACGGTGCTCGCCGCCGGGAGCTGGTCGTCGCTGCTGGAGGCGTCGGGCCTCGCGCCCTCGGCGGTGCGCCCGGCGCGCGGGCAGATCGTCGAGCTCACGCCGGCGACGCCGGTGCTCTCGCAGGTCGTCTACGGCCCCGGCTGCTACCTGTCGCCGCGCGACGACGGGCGCGTGCTCGTCGGCGCGACCACGGAGTTCGCCGGCTACGTCACCGCGGTGACGTCGCGCGCCGTGCGCGACCTCCTGACCGCGGCGCTCCGGCTCGTGCCCGCGCTCGGCGACGCGCCGATCGGCAGGACGTGGGCCGGCCTCCGGCCCCACCCGAAGGACGCGCTGCCGATCCTCGGCGAGGGGGAGATCGCCAATCTGATCTTCGCGACAGGGCACTTCCGCAACGGCGTGCTGCTCGCCCCGGTGACCGCGAAGATCGTGGCGGCGTTGATCGCCGGAGAGGAGCCGCCGCTCGATCTGTCGCCCTTCTCGGCCAGGCGGGCCGGCATCGCCGGCTGA
- a CDS encoding type II toxin-antitoxin system VapC family toxin, translated as MGFLIDTNVLSELRKQARANSNVLRWAATNRESDLFLSALVIGEVRRGIEGVRIRDPVQAGSLDTWLNAVIASFGSRVLPVTVEIADVWGRLPAPDRLPEIDGLLAATAVVHNLILVTRNTRDVARTGVRLLNPFEPWSEV; from the coding sequence ATGGGGTTTCTGATCGACACCAATGTGCTCTCGGAGCTGCGCAAGCAGGCGCGGGCCAACAGCAACGTCCTCCGATGGGCTGCAACAAACCGCGAGAGCGACCTGTTTTTGTCGGCGCTGGTTATCGGCGAGGTTCGGCGTGGCATCGAGGGGGTGCGCATACGGGATCCCGTTCAGGCGGGATCGCTCGACACGTGGCTCAACGCGGTCATCGCGTCATTCGGCTCACGGGTCCTTCCCGTCACCGTGGAGATCGCAGACGTCTGGGGGCGGCTACCCGCCCCTGATCGGCTACCTGAGATAGACGGTCTGCTCGCCGCCACAGCCGTTGTGCACAACCTCATCCTCGTTACGCGCAATACGCGCGACGTTGCTCGGACCGGTGTCCGGTTGCTCAATCCTTTCGAACCATGGTCCGAGGTGTAG